CGTAGCTGTCCATGCGGTAGTGGGTGCGCCAGGCCGAGGTGGTGGCGTCCAGGTAGAAGCCGGCGCCGGTGCCCAGGTCCCAGCTTTCGTCTTCGCCGGGCACGTTGGCGCCGCGCGGGCTGGTGTCGGGCGCCACCAGCATCACGCCCAGCTCGGCGGCCAGGCGCTGGGCGCCCGCCTTGATCATGAAGGTTTCCTCGGTGCAGGTCAGGCCGGCCAGGTAGAACAGCACCGGCACCGGGCCGTGCCCGGCCTGCGGCGGGATGAACACCGAAAACCGCATCGGCAGGCCGATCTCGGCCGACTCATGGCGGTAATAGCGCTGCGAACCCCCGAAACAACGATGCTGGGAAATGAGTTCCAGGGAGGCGGGCATGGGAAGTCTCCGGGTCTGAGGCTGAAGAAAATTCGGCCGGAATTAGGGTATATCCACGGTACGAGGATCCGTCGCCGAATGTTAACCTGCCCGAATTGGAGTCCTTTCCACAAAAAGTAGCGATTCCGCGCCCATATTGTGATCGCGGGGCTTGACCAGCGTTCACCGTGGCACTATTTATATACGTGAGAGAAGACAACCCGTTCTTCTGGAAGCGCAAGCCCTGACACTATGGCCCGTCTGCCCCGTCTGTACGCCCCTGGGCTGCCCCAACTGGTGCAGGCCAACTTCATTCAGCCGCTGGCGGCGGCATCACAGCCCGCCCCGGCCGATATCCTCAACCAGCTAGCCACGTGGCTGGGCGAATCCGCCCAGCGCCACCGCGTGTCGGTACATGGCTGGCTGCTCGCCAACGACCGCATCCTGCTGCTGGCCACCCCCGCCGACGAGGAAGGCCTGCCGCGCCTGATGCAGACGCTGGGCCGCAACCTGGCGGCGCGCCTGCGCGGCGGCCGGGTGTTCGCCGGCCGCTACCGATCGGCCCTGCTCGAACCCGGCGCCTGGGTGCTGCCCGCGCTGGTCTGGCTGGAGACCTATCCGGTGCGCAGCGGCGCCTCGCAGGATCCCGATTCCTGGCCCTGGTCCTCGGCCTCCAGCCATACCGGCAACACCACGGCCGCGCCGGCGCAGTGGCAGTCCGACCACGCCGACTACTGGGCCTGCGGCAATACGCCGTTCGATCGCCAGGCCAACTACCGCAAGCGCCTGCAGGACGGCCTGTCGCGCGAGGAAAGCCAGCGCATCGACCAGGCCGTTTCGGGCCAGTGGGCGCTGGGCGGCCCGAGCTTCATCGCCAGCCTGGCCCACACCGCCAGCCGTCGCGTGGCCCCGGGCCAACGCGGACGCCCGCGCAAGAAGCCGGCCACGCCGGCCGCCACCGACTCCGACGGCGATACCGCGGTGTCCGCATCGCCGGCGTCACCGCCGCCGACCTCCGGAACCTCCGGAAGCGGATCGTCCTCCTGACACAGCGCCTTCGGGCGCTTTTTTCATGCCGCCGCGATCACCGCGGCAGCATGATCGCGTGCGTCCCACGCCGCCCGACGGACGCCGAGCGGCCCGCCAAATTCGCCAAAAAGCATCACAATAATTAGGGACGAAACATGGTGAAAATGAGGAAGATATCTCCTCAAGAACCATGCGGGCCGATACACCCCCGTGGCAAGCCTTGATTGGCGCGGCTCTTGTTATGTCCCTATATTAATGCTCTATGACGGTGCATTGGATTAATTAGGGTCACACCCCTTATATTCCTATTGCACCCTACTACGCGCGGGGGTATTGTCCGTTCCTGCACTGCAACATTAGAACGCAGTCTTACTGCGGAGCGCGCCATGCCCCAAATCACCCCGAACGAATCCTGTCCCACCCCCAAGGCGACCCCGATCGATGCCAGCCGCATCGGCCTGCCGCCTGCCCAGGGCCTGTACCACCCCAAGAACGAACATGACGCCTGTGGCGTGGGGTTCGTGGCGCACATCAAGGGCAAGAAAAGCCACGCCATCATCCAGCAGGGCCTGAAGATCCTGGAAAACCTGGATCACCGCGGCGCGGTGGGCGCGGACAAGCTGATGGGCGACGGCGCCGGCATCCTGATCCAGATCCCCGACACGCTGTACCGCGACGAGTTCGCGCAGCACGGCATCACCCTGCCCCCGCCCGGCGAATACGGCGTGGCCATGGTGTTCCTGCCCAAGGAAACCGCCTCGCGCCTGGCCTGCGAACAGGAACTGGAGCGCTCGGTGCGCGCCGAAGGCCAGGTCGTGCTGGGCTGGCGCAACGTGCCCGTGGACGTCGACATGCCCATGTCGCCCACCGTGCGCGACTGCGAACCCGTGATCCGCCAGCTGTTCATCGGCCGCGGCGCCGACGTGATGGTGCCGGACGCGCTCGAGCGCAAGCTGTACGTGATCCGCAAGACCGCCAGCCACGCCATCCAGAACATGCACCTGGCGCACGGCAAGGAATACTTCGTGCCCTCGGCCTCGGTGCGCACCGTGGTCTACAAGGGCCTGCTGCTGGCCGACCAGGTCGGCCGCTACTACCGCGACCTGGCCGACCCGCGCACCGTGTCGGCGCTGGCGCTGGTGCACCAGCGTTTCTCGACCAACACCTTCCCGGCCTGGCCGCTGGCCCACCCGTACCGCATGATCGCCCACAACGGCGAAATCAACACGGTCAAGGGCAACTTCAACTGGCTGCGCGCCCGCGAAGGCATGATGCAGTCGGCCGTGCTGGGCGACGACCTGAAGAAGCTGTACCCCATCGTCTACGAAGGCCAGTCGGACACCGCCACGTTCGACAACTGCCTGGAACTGCTGGTGAATTCGGGCTACTCGCTGGCCCACGCCATGATGATGATGATCCCGGAAGCCTGGGAACAGCACACGCAGATGGACGAGAGCCGCCGCGCCTTCTATGAATACCACGCCGCCATGATGGAGCCGTGGGACGGCCCCGCCGCGGTCGCCTTCACCGACGGCCGCCAGATCGGCGCCACGCTCGACCGCAACGGCCTGCGTCCGGCGCGCTACCTGGTGACCGATGACGACATGGTCATCCTGGCTTCCGAAGCCGGCACCCTGTCGATCCCGGAAAACCGCATCACCAAGAAGTGGCGCCTGCAGCCGGGCAAGATGTTCCTGATCGACCTGGAACAGGGCCGCATCATCGACGACGCCGAGATCAAGCTGCAACTGGCCAACAGCCGTCCGTACCGCCAGTGGATCGAACGCCTGCAGATCAAGCTGGAATCGCTGCCGGCCCCGCGCCAGGCCGCCGTGCCGGCGCAATCGCCGGTGGCGCTGCTGGATCGCCAGCAGGCCTTCGGCTGGACCCAGGAAGACTACAAGTTCATCCTGGAACCCATGGCCTCGACCGGCGAGGAAGTGATCGGCTCGATGGGCAACGACGCCCCGCTGGCCGTGCTGTCCGACCGCGCCAAGCCGTTCTACAACTATTTCCGCCAGCTGTTCGCCCAGGTCACCAACCCGCCGATCGACCCGATCCGCGAACAGATGGTGATGTCGCTGGTGTCGTTCATCGGCCCCAAGCCGAACTTGCTGGACATCAACAACGTCAACCCGCCGCTGCGCCTGGAAGTGTCGCAGCCGGTGCTGGACTTCGCCGCCATGGCGCAGATCCGCGACATCGAGCAGGTGACGGGCAAGAAATTCCGCAGCTTCGAGCTGGACATCACCTACCCGGCCGCCTGGGGCCCCGAGGGCATTGAAGCCCGCGTGGCCGCGCTGTGCGCGCGCGCCGTGGACGCGGTCCAGAGCGGCTACAACATCCTGATCGTGTCGGACCGCCTGGTCGACGGCGAGCGCGTGGCCATCCCCGCGCTGCTGGCCACCTCGGCGGTGCACCAGCACCTGATCCGCGCCGGCCTGCGCACCAACACCGGCCTGGTGGTCGAAACCGGCTCGGCCCGCGAAGTGCACCACTTCGCGCTGCTGGGCGGCTACGGCGCCGAAGCCATCCACCCCAACCTGGCGCTGGAATCGCTGGGCAAGATGAGCGATCCGGAAAAGGCCGTCAAGAACTTCATCAAGGCGATCGGCAAGGGCCTGAACAAGGTGATGTCCAAGATGGGCATTTCCACCTACATGTCCTACACCGGCGCCCAGATCTTCGAAGCGGTCGGCCTGCAGAGCGGCCTGGTGAACAAGTACTTCACCGGCACCGCCTCCAACATCGAGGGCATCGGCATCTTCCAGGTGGCCGAGGAAGCGCTGCGCCAGCACCGCGCCGCGTTCAGCAGCGACCCGGTCCTGGCCAACGACCTGGACGCGGGCGGCGAATACGCCTACCGCGTGCGCGGCGAAGAGCACATGTGGACGCCGGACTCGATCGCCAAGCTGCAGCATGCCTCGCGCGCCAACAACTACCGCACGTACAAGGAGTACGCGCAGATCATCAACGACCAGAGCCGCCGCCACATGACGCTGCGCGGCCTGTTCGAGTTCCGCTTCGACCCGTCGCGCGCCATTCCGCTCGATGACGTCGAATCGGCCAAGGATATCGTCAAGCGCTTCGCCACCGGCGCCATGTCGCTGGGTTCGATCTCGACCGAGGCGCACTCGGTGCTGGCCGTGGCCATGAACCGCATCGGCGGCAAATCCAACACCGGCGAAGGCGGCGAAGACGAACTGCGCTACCGCGCCGAGATGCGCGAAGGCCGCAGCACCATCAAGGACGGCGACACGCTGGCCTCGCTGCTGGGCCCGGAACGCATCGAAGCCGACGTCGAACTCAAGAAGGGCGACTCGCTGCGCTCGAAGATCAAGCAGGTCGCCTCCGGCCGCTTCGGCGTCACCGCCGAGTACCTGTCGTCGGCCGACCAGATCCAGATCAAGATGGCGCAGGGCGCCAAGCCCGGCGAAGGCGGCCAGCTGCCCGGCCACAAGGTCTCGGAATACATCGCCAAGCTGCGCTATTCGGTGCCGGGCGTGGGCCTGATCTCGCCGCCGCCGCACCACGACATCTACTCGATCGAAGACCTGGCGCAGCTGATCCACGACCTGAAGAACGTCAACACCAAGGCCTCGATCTCGGTCAAGCTGGTGTCGGAAGTCGGCGTCGGCACGGTGGCCGCGGGCGTGGCCAAGGCCAAGGCCGACCACGTCGTGATCGCCGGCCATGACGGCGGCACGGGCGCATCGCCGGTGTCGTCCATCAAGCACGTCGGCACGCCGTGGGAACTCGGCCTGGCCGAAACCCAGCAGACGCTGGTGCTGAACCGCCTGCGCAGCCGCATCCGCGTGCAGGCCGACGGCCAGATGAAGACCGGCCGCGACGTCGTCATCGGCGCGCTGCTGGGCGCCGATGAATTCGGCTTCGCCACGGCGCCGCTGGTCGTCGAAGGCTGCATCATGATGCGCAAGTGCCACCTGAACACCTGCCCGGTGGGCGTGGCCACGCAGGATCCGGTGCTGCGCAAGAAGTTCCAGGGCAAGCCCGAACACGTCGTCAACTTCTTCTTCTTCATCGCCGAGGAAGTGCGCGAGATCATGGCCCAGCTGGGCATCCGCAAGTTCGACGACCTGATCGGCCGCGCCGACCTGCTGGACATGCGCTCGGGCGTCGAGCACTGGAAGGCGCAGGGCCTGGACTTCGCCCGCGTGTTCCACCAGACCCAATCCGACGCCGACGTGCGCCAGACCGAAGAGCAGGACCACGGCCTGGCCGGCGCGCTCGACCACCAGCTGATCGAGCGCAGCAAGCCCGCGCTGGAACGCGGCGAAAAGGTCTCGTTCATCGTGCCGGTGCGCAACCGCAACCGCACCATCGGCGCCATGCTGTCGGGCGCCGTGGCCGCGCGCTACGGCCACGACGGCCTGCCGGACGACACCATCCACATCCAGTGCAACGGCACCGCCGGCCAGAGCTTCGGCGCGTTCCTGGCCCATGGCATCACCATGGACCTGGTGGGCGAAGGCAACGACTACGTCGGCAAGGGCCTGTCGGGCGGCCGCATCATCGTGCGCTCGCCCAACGATTTCCGCGGCTTCGGCCCCGACCACATCATCGCCGGCAACACCGTCCTGTACGGCGCGCTGGCGGGCGAGGCCTTCTTCAACGGCGTGGCCGGCGAACGCTTCGCGGTGCGCAACTCGGGCGCCGCCACGGTGGTGGAAGGCACCGGCGACCATGGCTGCGAATACATGACCGGCGGCACCGTAGTGGTGCTGGGCGCCACCGGCCGCAACTTCGCCGCCGGCATGTCGGGCGGCGTGGCGTATGTGTGGGATCCGGAACGCACGCTCAAGCATCGCGCCAACCTGTCGATGGTCGAACTGGAAGCCGTGGTGCCGCATGCCGAGCAGCAGGCCCAGAACAACATCGACGTCTGGCACAGCGCGCAGCGCGGCGGCGAACGCGAAACGGATGAAGCCATCCTGCGCCGCCTGGTGGAAGACCACTTCCGCTACACCGGCAGCTTCCGCGCCCGCGAGATCCTGGGCGACTGGGAAGCCTCGCGCGGCAAATTCGTAAAGGTCATGCCGACGGACTACCGCCGCGCATTGGGTGAAATGTGGCGTGCAGCCAACCCGCAACAACTGGCTGCGTGAGGGATACCATGGGAAAGATTACCGGCTTTATGGAATACCAGCGCCTGCAGGAGGCCTCCGAGGCCCCGCAGAAGCGGCTGAAGAACTGGCGCGAATTCGTGCTGCACCTGAGCGACGACCAGGCCAAGCAGCAGGCGGCGCGCTGCATGGACTGCGGCATCCCGTTCTGCAACAACGGCTGCCCGGTCAACAACATCATCCCCGACTGGAATGACCTGGTGTACAAGCAGGACTGGCGCCGCGCGCTGGACGTGCTGCATTCCACCAACAATTTCCCGGAATTCACCGGCCGCATCTGCCCGGCGCCGTGTGAAGCCGCCTGTACCTTGAACATCAACAGCGACGCCGTGGGCATCAAGTCCATCGAGCACGCCATCATCGACAAGGGCTGGGCCGAAGGCTGGGTCGCGCCGCAACTGCCGGCGCGCAAGACCGGCAAGAAGGTCGCGGTGGTGGGCTCCGGCCCCGCCGGCATGGCGTGCGCGCAGCAGCTGGCGCGCGCCGGCCACTCGGTCACGCTGTTCGAGAAAAGCGACCGCATCGGCGGCCTGCTGCGCTACGGCATTCCCGACTTCAAGCTGGAAAAGCACCAGATCGACCGCCGCATCTCGCAGATGGAAGCCGAAGGCGTGGAATTCGCGCCCTCGACCTACGTCGGCAACCCGTCCGACCCCGTGGCCGACGGCCTGACCGTGCGCACCCCGGCCTCGCTGCTGGCCGAATTCGACGCCGTGGTGATGAGCGGCGGCTCGGAAACCCCGCGCGACCTGCCGGTGCCCGGCCGCGAGCTGTCGGGCGTGTACTTCGCCATGGACTTCCTGCGCCAGCAGAACAAGGCCGTGGCCGGCGACCGCCTCACCAACCAGACGCTGGCCAAGGGCAAGCACGTGGTGGTGATCGGCGGCGGCGACACCGGTTCCGACTGCGTCGGCACCAGCAACCGCCACGGCGCCGCCTCGGTCACGCAGTTCGAACTGATGCCGCAGCCGCCCGAATCCGAGAACAAGACCATGACGTGGCCGTACTGGCCGCTGAAGATGCGCACCTCGTCCTCGCATGAGGAAGGCTGCGAACGCGACTGGTCGGTGACCACCAAGCTGCTGCAGGGCAGCAACGGCAAGGTCGAGAAGCTGGTCGGCGCCCGCGTCGAGTGGTTCAAGGACGAAGCCACCGGCCAGATGAAGATGCGCGAGGTCGAAGGCTCGGAATTCGAGATCAAAGCCGACCTGGTGCTGCTGGCCATGGGCTTCGTGTCGCCGGTGCAGACCGTGCTGGATGCCTTCGGCGTCGACCGCGACGCGCGCGGCAACGTGCGCGCCAACACCGACGACTACCGCACCAACGTGGAAAAGGTCTTCACCGCCGGCGACATGCGCCGCGGCCAGTCCCTGGTGGTCTGGGCCATCCGCGAAGGCCGCCAGTGCGCGCGTTCGGTGGATGCCTACCTGATGGGGTCGAGCGAATTGCCGCGCTGATCGCGCTGCGCCCCGGGGTCGTCCGCCAGACCTGGCGTACCCAGACCCGCTAGCGCCGCCCGGCACCCCGTGCCCGGCGGCGCGGTTTTTTCAGCCAACCGACATTTCGCCTTGCGTAAGATGCGGCATCGCCCCGCCGCGCCATCCGCCATGTCCGCCACCGATCCCGCCGTTGCCGCACCGCCCACGCTGCCGCAGATTTTCCTGGCCTTCTCCAAGGTCGGCCTGACCAGTTTCGGCGGCGGGCTGAGCGGCTGGATGATGCGCGAATTCGTGCAGCAGCGGCGCTGGCTGTCCGAATCCGACTTTCTCAGCGGCCTGGCGCTGGCGCAGTCGTTCCCCGGCGTGAACGTGGTGAACCTGGCCATCTGGATCGGCTTTCGATTGCGCGGCGGCCCCGGCGCGCTGCTGGGCGGGCTGGGCATTACCGTGCCGCCGATGCTGGTGGCGATCGCCGCCGCGGCGCTGTTCACCCGCATGGCCCAATCCCAGGGCCTGCACGTGGCCATGGCGGGCGTGGCGGCCGCGGCAGTGGGCGTGTCGCTGCAGACCGGCCTGCGCGCCGCGCGGCGCGCGCTGCAGGGCTGGGTGCCGGCCGCGGTCATGGGCGTGACCTTCGCCGCCATCTTCCTGTTGCGCCTGCCGCTGCTGTGGGTGGTGGGCGTCATGGCGCCGCTGTCGATCGGCATCGCCTACTCGCGCCTGCGGCGGCGGGAGCGGCAAGCATGAACCTGGCCACGCTGCATGACCTGTTCGCGGTCTTCGCGCCGCAGTCGTTCCTGACGGTGGGCGGCGGCCAGAGCATCCTGCCCGAGATCCACCGCCAGGCCGTGGACAACTACGGCTGGATCACCGAGGCGCAGTTCCTGGACTACTTCGCGCTGTCGCGCATCACGCCGGGGCCGGCCTCGCTGCTGGTGACACTGATCGGCTGGCAGGTGGGCGGCTGGGCCGGCGCCATCGTCGCCTCGATCGCGATCTTCCTGCCCTGTTCGCTATTGATCTATGCGCTGGCGCGGGTCTGGGCGCGCTACCGCCACGCCACCTGCGTGCGCGCCATCGAGGCCGGACTGGTGCCGGTGGCGGCCGGCATGATCCTGGCTTCGTCGTGCACGCTGCTGCGCGCCGCCGAAGGCGGGGCCTGGGCCTGGGGCGTGGCCGCCGTCTCGACGCTGGCGCTGGTCTACACCCGCGTCAGCCCCTTTTTGATGCTGGCGCTGGGCGCGGTCGTGTTCCTGGCCGCGCTGGCCTGACGCGCAACGCCGCCGATCGCCGCGCCAGCGTGCCCGGCTCCGCGCCCAGCCGCCGGCCGTCGCGCCGCTAGGCGCCGCCGCCCTGCATGCGCCGGCCCGACACCGCGGCCTGGCCCAGCCAGTACACCGCGCCCGCCACCACGAAGCTGGCCGGCGCCGCGAAGGTCGCGGCCAGGCCGCTCACGTGCATCAACACCAGGCCGCTGGCGGCGCCCGCGAACCAGGCGCCGAGGCCGCGGCGGTTGTAGGCGCTGCCGCCGCCCGGCGCCGGCGCGGTCTCGCCCACCGCCAGGATGTGCACCAGCGCCACCGCGACCCACGCCACCACGAAGATGCCCTGGTACGCCAGCGCCTGCAGCAGGTAGGCGAACACGTCGAACAGCATCAGGGCGTACGACACCAGGCCCACCACCACCGCCCACGCCGCCTTGGGCCAACGGCCCAGGCCGAAGCGCGCGAAGAAGGCCTGCATGTTGATGGTGGCCAGGTAGTAGTTGGCAGTGTTGATGCGGGTCTGCGTCACCCACACGAAGAACAGGCCGCCCAGCCCCATCAGCTTGAGCAGCGCCAGCACCACCGACACTTCGCTCAAGGCGCCATCGCCGGGAATGATGGCGACCAGGTAGATGCCGGCCACGCCATTGAGCAGGAAGGTGACCAGGTAGAACGGCATGCCGAAGTTGTAGCGGCCGTGGTAGCGCGCATCCTCGCGGCGGCCGAAGCGCGCGTAGTCGAAGGTGAACATCATCAGGATCCACACGCCCATGTAGTACACGTAGGCGTCCCACCAGCCGCCCGCCACCGGCCCGCCGGCCGGGCCGAACGCCAGCCAGGCGTCGCTGTAGCCGTATTCGCGCGTGGCCAGCACCACCGCCAGCAGCAGGCCGCCCAGGTAGAACGGCAGCAGCACGCCGTTGAACTTGTCGAGCCAGCGCTGCACGCTGCCGAAGATCAGCAGCACACTGTAGATGACCACCAGCAGCGCGAAGGCCCAGTAGGGCACGGCCGGGAACATGTGATGCGCGGCGACGGCCATCACCGAGCCCTCGAACACGGCGTAGTAGATGGCGGTGGCAAAGAAGATCAGCGTGGCCAGCGCCGCGCCCGAGGTGCCGAACACGCCGCGCGAGAACAGCGCCACCGACTGCCCGGTGCGGATGGCATAGCGCGAGATCACGGCGTTGATGAGGCCATACGAAATCACCGACAGCACCATGCCGATGATGGCGTTGCGGGCGCCGTAGTTGAGCGCCAGCGTGGCGCCGACCACGATGTAGAAGATGGCGCTGCACACGGCCCACCAGGCCATGGTGAGCGGGAATCGGCCCATGCGGTCGGCATCGGCCACGGTGGCTAGGGAAGTGTCCCGGTCAGAGGACGAGGAGCTGGAAGCAAGGTTGGCCATGGAGGCTCTCCTGACGTGCTGAAGAACCGCGGAATGCGGACGAGTACGGCGTGCAGCGTGTGAAACTCGAAAAGCACAGGCGCAGGCGCGCCCGCCCGGCCCGTCGCAACGGGCCGGAAGGAAAGCAACGATCAACGGGAAAGCGGGGCCGGGATCAACCCATGGCGGAGCGCAGCCTGTCGAGGCGGGCGCGGTAGTCCTTGCGGGCCTGCAAGGCGGTCTCGAGCGTGACCCGCTCGAAGCGGGCCTGCTGGTTGGGCTGCATCTGGCCGACCTTGTCGAGGTCGGCGCTGATGACGGTGCCGATCATGGCGTAGCCGCCGCCGGACACGGCGTCGCGATGCAGGATGATGGGCTCCACCCCGGCCGGCACCTGGATCGACCCGATCGGATAGCAGGCGTCGACGATGTTGGACGGATCGGCGCCCGCGCCAAACGGTTGCTCGCGCGGCTGGAACTTCAGGGCGCGGCCTTTCTTGTAGCGGTAGCCGATGCGGTCGGCCTCCGAGGTCACGCTCCAGGCGTCCTCGTAGAACGAGGCCGCCGATTCCGGCATCAGGCGATGGTCGTACAGGCCCGGCACCACGCGCAGCACCTGTTCCTTCGGGCACTCGCTGGCGAGCGCGGCCGGCAGCGCGCGGCCCACCCGTGCACCCGGGCGCGGCGCGCCCACGCGCAGGCGATCGCCGGCCTGCAGGCGGCGGCCCTCGAAGCCGCCGATCGCGCCCAGCGTATAGGTCGAACGGCTGCCCAGCACCTCGGGCACGTCGATGCCGCCGGCGATCGCCAGGCAGGCGCGCGCGCCGGCCTGCACGAAGTCGAACGACAGCCGGGCGCCGGCCGGCACCGCCAGCGCGGTGTTGCAGGCCTGCGCCTGGCCGTCGATCCTGGGCATCATGGTGGCGCCGGTGACGGCGATCACCGCGGCGCGCGTGAAGCGCAGCTCTGGGCCCATCAGCGTGCATTCCAGCACCGCCGCGTCCTCGGGGTTGCCCACCAGCAGGTTGGCGGCGGCCAGCGCATACTGATCCAGCGCGCCCGAGGGCGGAATGCCCAGGTGGTAGTAGCCCTGGCGGCCACGATCCTGGACCGACGTCGCCAGCCCGGGCTTGATCACTTCGATGAGCGGTTCGTCATGCGACATGGAGCGTCTCCAGAAGGCGGGCGTTGTACTGCGCCGGCGCGGCCATGAATTCGGACAGCGAGAACGACACCGGGCGGATGTCGAGCTGGAAGGTGCCGGCTTCGACTTCGGCCACCGCGGCGTCGTAGTCGGCGCGGCTGATCGGCTTGAACTTGACGATGTCGCCGGGGCGGAAGAACACCATGGAGTCGCGCAGGTGCGCCTGGCGCTGGGCCGGCTCGAAGATCGGCGCGGGCGTCACGCCGAACATCTGGTAGCCACCGGCGCCGCGCACGGAATAGATGCAGGCGAAGCAGCCGCCATGTCCCACCGTGTGCTTGGGCGTGTCGGTGCGCGGCCGCAGGTACTTGGGCACTTCGAGCTGGCGCTCGCGCTCGACCATCTGGAACATGAACGGCAGGCCGGCCACGAAACCAACCATCGACACGAACCAGGGCGCGCTGGAATGCGCCGCGATGAAGTCGTCGATGCCGGCAAAGCCATTGATGCGCGCGGCGTACTCCAGGTCGGTCGAGGCCGGGTCCTGGTGACGCTCGCGAAAGCGCATCAGCGTCTCGTGGGTCCACGGGTCGTTGTACAGCACCGGCACTTCAATGACGCGGGTATCGAGCCGCAGGTTGTCCAGGTCGATGGTGGCCTCGATCTCGCGCAGAATGGCCAGCATGGCCTCGGGCGCGACCCGCTCGGGGTCGTAGCGGATCTGGTACGAGGCGTTGGCCGGGCAGATTTCGCTGACGCCGGGCACGGCGCGTTCGCGCAGCGCGCGCGTGATCGCCATGCCCTTGAAGAACGCGGCCAGCGACATCGATTCGCTGATCTCGGCGAAGATGAATTCATCGCCGCCATGGGTGTAGCGCACCGTCATTGGGTCCCCTCCCGCTGCTGCATCCAGCTTTCCAGATAGTTGGTGTGATAGTCGCCCGCCATCACGCCCGGATCGGCCACCAGGGCGCGATGCAGGGCCAGCGTCGACGGCACGCCCTCGAATTCGGTTTCGTCCAGCGCGCGCGCCATCCGCGCCAGCGCGGCATCGCGGTCTTCGTCCCACACGATCAGCTTGGCCAGCAGCGAATCGTAGTAGGGCGGCACCACGCTGCCGGCGTACACCATCGAATCGATGCGCACGCCCGGCCCGGCCGGCCAGCGCACGTGCGACACGGTGCCGGGGCCGGGCGCGAAATTGCGCGACGGGTCTTCGGCGTTCAGGCGGCATTCGATGGCGGCGCCGCGCATGACGATGTCCGATTGCTTGAAGCGCAGCGGCTCGCCGTCGGCGATGCGCAGCATCTCGCGCACCAGATCGATGCCGGTGATGGCCTCGGTGATGGGATGCTCGACCTGGATGCGCGTGTTCATCTCGATGAAGTAGAACTCGCCGCGGGCCTCGTCGTACAGGTACTCCAGCGTGCCGGCGCCGCGGTAGCCCACCGATTCGGTCAGGCGCAGCGCCGATTCGCACAGCGCCTGCCGCAACGCGGGGCTCAGCGCCGGCGACGGCGCTTCCTCGAACACTTTCTGGCGGCGGCGCTGCAGCG
The window above is part of the Achromobacter deleyi genome. Proteins encoded here:
- a CDS encoding glutamate synthase subunit beta; translated protein: MGKITGFMEYQRLQEASEAPQKRLKNWREFVLHLSDDQAKQQAARCMDCGIPFCNNGCPVNNIIPDWNDLVYKQDWRRALDVLHSTNNFPEFTGRICPAPCEAACTLNINSDAVGIKSIEHAIIDKGWAEGWVAPQLPARKTGKKVAVVGSGPAGMACAQQLARAGHSVTLFEKSDRIGGLLRYGIPDFKLEKHQIDRRISQMEAEGVEFAPSTYVGNPSDPVADGLTVRTPASLLAEFDAVVMSGGSETPRDLPVPGRELSGVYFAMDFLRQQNKAVAGDRLTNQTLAKGKHVVVIGGGDTGSDCVGTSNRHGAASVTQFELMPQPPESENKTMTWPYWPLKMRTSSSHEEGCERDWSVTTKLLQGSNGKVEKLVGARVEWFKDEATGQMKMREVEGSEFEIKADLVLLAMGFVSPVQTVLDAFGVDRDARGNVRANTDDYRTNVEKVFTAGDMRRGQSLVVWAIREGRQCARSVDAYLMGSSELPR
- a CDS encoding chromate transporter → MSATDPAVAAPPTLPQIFLAFSKVGLTSFGGGLSGWMMREFVQQRRWLSESDFLSGLALAQSFPGVNVVNLAIWIGFRLRGGPGALLGGLGITVPPMLVAIAAAALFTRMAQSQGLHVAMAGVAAAAVGVSLQTGLRAARRALQGWVPAAVMGVTFAAIFLLRLPLLWVVGVMAPLSIGIAYSRLRRRERQA
- a CDS encoding chromate transporter — protein: MNLATLHDLFAVFAPQSFLTVGGGQSILPEIHRQAVDNYGWITEAQFLDYFALSRITPGPASLLVTLIGWQVGGWAGAIVASIAIFLPCSLLIYALARVWARYRHATCVRAIEAGLVPVAAGMILASSCTLLRAAEGGAWAWGVAAVSTLALVYTRVSPFLMLALGAVVFLAALA
- a CDS encoding glutamate synthase-related protein; the encoded protein is MPQITPNESCPTPKATPIDASRIGLPPAQGLYHPKNEHDACGVGFVAHIKGKKSHAIIQQGLKILENLDHRGAVGADKLMGDGAGILIQIPDTLYRDEFAQHGITLPPPGEYGVAMVFLPKETASRLACEQELERSVRAEGQVVLGWRNVPVDVDMPMSPTVRDCEPVIRQLFIGRGADVMVPDALERKLYVIRKTASHAIQNMHLAHGKEYFVPSASVRTVVYKGLLLADQVGRYYRDLADPRTVSALALVHQRFSTNTFPAWPLAHPYRMIAHNGEINTVKGNFNWLRAREGMMQSAVLGDDLKKLYPIVYEGQSDTATFDNCLELLVNSGYSLAHAMMMMIPEAWEQHTQMDESRRAFYEYHAAMMEPWDGPAAVAFTDGRQIGATLDRNGLRPARYLVTDDDMVILASEAGTLSIPENRITKKWRLQPGKMFLIDLEQGRIIDDAEIKLQLANSRPYRQWIERLQIKLESLPAPRQAAVPAQSPVALLDRQQAFGWTQEDYKFILEPMASTGEEVIGSMGNDAPLAVLSDRAKPFYNYFRQLFAQVTNPPIDPIREQMVMSLVSFIGPKPNLLDINNVNPPLRLEVSQPVLDFAAMAQIRDIEQVTGKKFRSFELDITYPAAWGPEGIEARVAALCARAVDAVQSGYNILIVSDRLVDGERVAIPALLATSAVHQHLIRAGLRTNTGLVVETGSAREVHHFALLGGYGAEAIHPNLALESLGKMSDPEKAVKNFIKAIGKGLNKVMSKMGISTYMSYTGAQIFEAVGLQSGLVNKYFTGTASNIEGIGIFQVAEEALRQHRAAFSSDPVLANDLDAGGEYAYRVRGEEHMWTPDSIAKLQHASRANNYRTYKEYAQIINDQSRRHMTLRGLFEFRFDPSRAIPLDDVESAKDIVKRFATGAMSLGSISTEAHSVLAVAMNRIGGKSNTGEGGEDELRYRAEMREGRSTIKDGDTLASLLGPERIEADVELKKGDSLRSKIKQVASGRFGVTAEYLSSADQIQIKMAQGAKPGEGGQLPGHKVSEYIAKLRYSVPGVGLISPPPHHDIYSIEDLAQLIHDLKNVNTKASISVKLVSEVGVGTVAAGVAKAKADHVVIAGHDGGTGASPVSSIKHVGTPWELGLAETQQTLVLNRLRSRIRVQADGQMKTGRDVVIGALLGADEFGFATAPLVVEGCIMMRKCHLNTCPVGVATQDPVLRKKFQGKPEHVVNFFFFIAEEVREIMAQLGIRKFDDLIGRADLLDMRSGVEHWKAQGLDFARVFHQTQSDADVRQTEEQDHGLAGALDHQLIERSKPALERGEKVSFIVPVRNRNRTIGAMLSGAVAARYGHDGLPDDTIHIQCNGTAGQSFGAFLAHGITMDLVGEGNDYVGKGLSGGRIIVRSPNDFRGFGPDHIIAGNTVLYGALAGEAFFNGVAGERFAVRNSGAATVVEGTGDHGCEYMTGGTVVVLGATGRNFAAGMSGGVAYVWDPERTLKHRANLSMVELEAVVPHAEQQAQNNIDVWHSAQRGGERETDEAILRRLVEDHFRYTGSFRAREILGDWEASRGKFVKVMPTDYRRALGEMWRAANPQQLAA